The sequence below is a genomic window from Lentimicrobium saccharophilum.
GAAATAGGCTGTGTTTCACGGCTTCCTGTTAGCCTCCTTCCCGGCAATTTCACTCCATAAGAATTCCGTTAAAACTAAGGCAGTCTCAGAATCTCTTTTGCCGATAAGGGGTAACCATAATTATATTCATTTATTATACCCGTTTTTCCGGCACCCCAGTGGTTCTGGCCCTGTTAATGCAGAATCTTGTATATGAGTTCTTTCGTTAATTCTCCGTCGGTAGCTGAACCTGCATCAACGCCCTTGCTTTTAAGGTCATATTCCCTGAGCAGGCCGATAATCTCTACGACCTTTCCAGGGCTGTAACAGCGAACGGCAGTCTTGTAGTCATTCAGAAAATATGCCTGAACACCCAATACCGATGCGGCCTCAGCATCAGATTTACTTCTGACTGAATGATAGAGCAGCACCTTTGAAAAAAAGTGAAACAACAGGATCACATTTTTTATCAGGGGATTCTCCTTTGGATTTGAAGCAAAGTAGGCGATGATCCGGTTTGCTTTAGGGATATTTCTGTTAACCAGCGCTTTCTGCAACTCGAAAAAATTATAGTCTTTACTGATGCCGATGTTGTCTTCAACCAGTTTTTCCGTGATCAGACTTCCTTTGGGCAGATTGATATATAATTTGCCAAGTTCATTCGATACTTTGCTCAGGTCATTGCCCAGGGCGTCGGAGATCATACTTGAAGCTTTTGGGCTGATGGAGTAGCCGCTGGTTTCAACCTGTGCCACGATCCAGCCCGGAATCTTTTCCTCATAAATTCTGGCTGAATCAAAAACCACCCCTTTTTTATCAATTAGTTTATAGATAGACTTTCGTTTGTCGAATTTTTTGTATTTGTAGCAAAGAACCAGGATGGTGGTATTCAGTGGTTTCTCGATGTATGGTATCAGGTCGTCGAGGGTTTTTATTTCCTGAGCTTCTTTAACGATGACAACCTGGTGGCTCGACATCATCGGATAGCGCTTGGCGTGGTCAAGGATGATACTTGCATTCACATCGCGGCCGTAAAGAATTGTCTGGTTAAATTCCTTTTCAATGTCACTGAGCACTTCCCGTTCAATGGCATCGCTTATCAGGTCAATAAAATAGGGCTCTTCGCCGCTCAGCAGATACACAGGATAATAAATCCGCTTTTTCAGGTCAGACAGGATACGGTTGAAATCAGTGGTCATGAGATGATTTGATCAGAAACGAAGGTGCTTTACCGTTAAACCTCTATTGATAAGTTGCTTGAGGGATTCAATGCCGATTTTAAGGTGGATTTCAACAAACTCCTCTGTAACGTGCCTGTCGCTTTCCTCGGTTTTAACACCCGAAGAGATCATTGGCTGATCCGATACCAGCAAAAGGGCCCCTGTGGGGATTTCATTGAAAAACCCAACACTGAATATTGTTGCGGTTTCCATATCAATGGCCATGGCCCTGATTGAACGAAGGTATTCTTTAAAAACATCATCATGCTCCCAAACCCGCCGGTTGGTGGTGTATACTGTTCCGGTCCAGTAGTCCCGGTTGAAATCCCGGATGGTTGTGGATATGGCTTTCTGCAGGCTGAAGGCCGGCAGGG
It includes:
- the holA gene encoding DNA polymerase III subunit delta, which encodes MTTDFNRILSDLKKRIYYPVYLLSGEEPYFIDLISDAIEREVLSDIEKEFNQTILYGRDVNASIILDHAKRYPMMSSHQVVIVKEAQEIKTLDDLIPYIEKPLNTTILVLCYKYKKFDKRKSIYKLIDKKGVVFDSARIYEEKIPGWIVAQVETSGYSISPKASSMISDALGNDLSKVSNELGKLYINLPKGSLITEKLVEDNIGISKDYNFFELQKALVNRNIPKANRIIAYFASNPKENPLIKNVILLFHFFSKVLLYHSVRSKSDAEAASVLGVQAYFLNDYKTAVRCYSPGKVVEIIGLLREYDLKSKGVDAGSATDGELTKELIYKILH